The Aquitalea magnusonii region TCTGGCCAGCTATCCCCAAGTGGAGGTGGAGCTGTTCATCAGCGACCGTGATGTCGACCCGCTGGCGGACGGGCTGGACCTTACCGTGCGTGTGACCGACACGCCGCCACCCGGCATGGCCGGTCGGCCCTTGATGCCGGTTCGTCAGTTGCTGTGCGCCTCGCCACAGTATCTGGCCACGTTTGGCCGGCCGGTGCATCCACGCGATCTGGCGCAGCACCAGTGCCTGTACCTGGCCGAGCATGAGGGTGACAAGCGCTGGCAGTTGCGCCGTGGCAGCGAACAGTTAACGGTGGCGGTCCGTGGCCGCTATGCCACCAATCACAGCGAGTTGCGGCTGCAGGGCGTGCTGGCCCATCTGGGCATTGCGCCGCTGCCGCACTTTACCGCCCGCGCCGCCCTGCAGGCCGGGCAGGTGGTAACGGTGCTGGATGACTGGGAGTTCACCACCGCCTATCGTGGCGAGGCCTGGCTGCTGTATCCGTCCAATCGTCATTTGCCGCTCAAGGTCCGCGTGCTGATCGATTATCTGGCCAGCCGGCTTTGCCCTGATACGCCGGCATGACACGGTAATGCCACAGCCGGGCAAGACCCGACTCGCCCTCGGGGGAGGCTTTCCCTATAATTGCCGCTGCTGCCTACGGGTGGCCCAAAACAATCACCGCAGGGAACCATCGAGATGCAAGAAAGCCATGCCTGGTCCGGTCGCTTCAGCGAACCGGTTTCCGAACTCGTCAAGAAATACACCGCCTCCATCGACTTCGACAAGCGACTGGCCGAATTCGATATCGAAGGCTCGCTGGCCCACGCCACCATGCTGCACAAGGCTGGCGTGCTGTCCGACGACGACGTGGCGGCAATCCGACGTGGCATGGCCGAAATCCTGGACGATATCCGCGCTGGCCGACTGGAGTGGAGTGTGGATCTGGAAGACGTACACATGAATGTGGAACGTCGCCTGACCGACAAGATCGGCGATGCCGGCAAGCGCCTGCACACCGGCCGTTCGCGTAACGACCAGGTGGCCACCGACATCCGCCTGTGGCTGCGCGCACAGATTGACGCCATCGTCGGCTTCATTGCCGAACTGCAAACCAGCCTGCTGGAACTGGCCGAGAAGCACGCTGACACCGTGATGCCGGGCTTCACCCACCTGCAAGTGGCCCAGCCGGTGACCTTTGGCCACCACATGCTGGCTTATGTGGAAATGCTGGCGCGCGACGCCGAGCGCATGACCGACTGCCGCAAGCGCGTCAACCGCCTGCCGCTGGGCGCAGCAGCGCTGGCCGGCACCACCTTCCCCATCGACCGTCAATACACTGCGCAACTGCTGGGTTTTGACGATGTGTGCCACAACTCGCTGGACGCGGTGTCCGACCGTGACTTCGCCATCGAATTCACCGCCGCCGCCAGCCTGGTGATGGTGCACCTGAGCCGCCTGTCCGAAGAGCTGATCCTGTGGATGAGCCCGCGCGTCGGCTTCATCGACATTGCCGACCGCTTCTGCACCGGCAGCTCCATCATGCCGCAGAAGAAAAACCCGGACGTGCCGGAACTGGTACGCGGCAAATCCGGCCGCGTGGTGGGCCACCTGATCGCCCTGGTCACCCTGATGAAGGCACAGCCGCTGGCCTACAACAAGGACAACCAGGAAGACAAGGAACCCTTGTTTGACACCGTGGATACCCTGATCGATACCCTGCGCATCTACGCCGACATGATGCGTGGCGTTACCGTGAAGCCGGAAGCCATGCGTGCCGCCGTGCTGCAGGGCTTTGCCACTGCCACCGACCTGGCCGACTACCTGGTGAAGAAGGGCCTGCCTTTCCGCGACAGCCACGAAGTGGTGGCGCTGAGCGTGCGCTACGCCGAAGGCCGTGGCGTGGATCTGGCCGATTTGTCGCTGGACGAGCTCAAACAGTTCAGCCAGCTGATCGAGCAGGACATCTACCAGGTGCTGACCCCGGAAGGCAGCCTGGCCCAGCGCGACCACGTGGGCGGTACTGCGCCGAACCAGGTTCGCGCTCAGATTGCCCGCCATAAAGCAAGACTGGCCAGTTGAACAGTTAATACTGTTTAAAAGCAAACCGCCGGTAACGGCGGTTTTTTATTGGCCTACAGTGGGACCTGTACCGGTATTCCCACTGGAGTCGCTGTGCAATTTCCTTCCCTTGAACCGCTGGGGCGCAGTCAGCGCATCCTGCTGACCATGTTGCCCGGACTGGCCTTGTTCGTGCTGGGCGGCCTGTTGATGCTGTACCAGTTTTATTCGGACATACAGCACACGCTGGAGGCCCAGCACGCTTACAAGCTGACCAAGATCGAGCAGATACTGGATCAGGCACAGAAAACCGGTGAGGGTATGCTGCAGCAACCCAATCTGGACTGTCATACCATTTACCCGGAAATCCGCCGCCAGGTCACCATCCAGTCTTATGTCCGTTCGATGCGCTTGATTGATCGCGAAGGCCGGGTGTATTGCGATTCGGTGATTGGTTGGCATACTCCGCTCTATTCGCAGGAATACCCGCCCGAGCAGCGGCTGCAATTATGGCGTGGGAACCGGCTATCGCCCTGGCACCCCTTGCTGATATTGAGGCTGGAGGCAAAGCGCAGTGATATCAGCGGCATCCAGGTGGTGGTGGATAGTGATTATCTGAAGGACCGGCTGGCGCATCTGGAGGAATATTCCTGGTTTTACCTGCAGGTTGGCGAGCATTGGCTGGATGAAGAAGGCGGCATGACATCACCGCCGGACCGTCCATACTGGCAGCAGCGCAGTCTGCACTCGACGTATTATCCGCTGGCCATCGTGATGGATTACTCCATGCCCCACTTGCTGCTGCACCGGCTGGGCCAGGAGCCGGATCAACTGATTTTGCTGCTACTGTTCAGCGCTACCTTCAGTTGGGGTTTTCATCGCCTGTTACTGCGCAGCGGCGCACCCAGTCGCGAATTGCAACGGGCGGTGCGTCAGCAGGAATTCATTCCTTACCTGCAGCCCCTGGTCGATGCCAACAGCCTGCAATGGTGCGGGGCCGAGGTGCTGATGCGCTGGCAGCATCCGGTGGATGGCATGGTGCTGCCAGACCTGTTCATCCCCTTTGCCGAAAGCACCGGCCATATCGTGCCCATGACCCGCTCCCTGATGCAGCAGACGGCGGCGCAGCTGGGAAAGGCCGGTCTGCCTTCCGGCTTCAAGATCAGCATCAATGTCAGCGCCGCCCATGTGGCGGATGCCTCCTTGCCGGCCGACTGCGCCGCCTTCCTGGCCGCTTTCCCACCCGACACTATCCAGCTGACGCTGGAACTGACCGAGCGTGAACTGATTGCCACCGGGCCGCCGACCGATGCCCTGTTGTCGCAATTACATGCTTTGGGTGTGCGCATTGCCATCGATGATTTCGGCACCGGGCATTCCAGCTTGTCCTATTTGCAGAAAATGGATGTGGATGAGCTGAAGATAGACCGCAGCTTTGTGGCCGGCATCGGTAGCGACAGCCTGTCGGCCGACATCCTGGACAGTATTTTGCAACTGGCAGCCAAGCTGGGCCTGGCGGTGGTGGCCGAAGGGGTGGAGTCCGGCGCGCAGGAGGAATATCTGTGCCGGCACGGGGCGCACCTGCTGCAAGGCTATCGCTATGCCAAGCCGATGCCTATTTCTGAATTCCTGCACCGCTCTGAGTGGCATAATCATCCCTCCCAATCCGTCGGCAAGGCCATGGCCGACACACACTCCTGAGCAGAGGAAAGCCGCAACATGAAACCTGCTGTCATCGGCATTGCCGGTGTGACCGTACCCGGCGCACTGGATTGTCTGTCCAAAATGCACCAACTGTCCGCCCACATGTGCGGTGGACACCACCACCACCCACGCTTTGTGCTGGACCAGCCGGATTTTGGCATCGTGCATGCCGCCCAGTTGGAAGAACGCTGGGATATCGTCGAGGACTCCATTGTCGGCTCCTTGCAGCGGCTGGCCGTGGCTGGTGCGCAAGTGGCGGTGATTCCCGCCAATACCGTGCATTGCCGTATCGAGGGTATTCGGCTGCGCGCGCCTTTGCCGGTGATCAGCATGCTGGACGTGGTGGCGGCGGAGTGCCAGCGCCGCGGCCTGCGCCGGGTGGGGGTGCTGGGAACGCGTTGGACCATGCAGTCACATCTTTACCACGGCCCGTTTGCCGCCGTGGGCATCGAAGAGTGCATTCCGGATCAGGCACAGCAAGCGCTCTTGCAGCAGGTGATCTTTGACGAGCTGGTCCCCACCGGCAGGGCCAGTGCAGATGGCCTGCGCCAACTATTGCAGGTGGTTGCCGACTTGCGCGCGGCCGGTTGTGATGGTGTGGCGCTGGCCTGCACCGAGTTGCCGCTGGTACTCAATGGCGACAATTGCGGCATGGCGGCGGTGGATACCACGGCTGTGCTGGCAGAGGCCGCCATGCGGCAGGTGCTGTCCTGATATCGCAGCAGCAGGGGGTGTTGCAGGTCTGGCGGCATTTGCTGGCGGCTTGCGGCGGGTCAAGGGCGGACAGGCGCTAGCATTTGCCCTTTGACCGAAAAATATGTTAGTAACTAAAC contains the following coding sequences:
- a CDS encoding LysR family transcriptional regulator encodes the protein MGTNKLIGLLPDMAAFVLVVERGSFSAAARQLGMTPSAISRQVARLESALGVRLLERSTRQLRLTEVGHATLQRCRGMLDAADEAVQLAQQQHTQPQGRVRISMPKAFGRFVVAPLLPAFLASYPQVEVELFISDRDVDPLADGLDLTVRVTDTPPPGMAGRPLMPVRQLLCASPQYLATFGRPVHPRDLAQHQCLYLAEHEGDKRWQLRRGSEQLTVAVRGRYATNHSELRLQGVLAHLGIAPLPHFTARAALQAGQVVTVLDDWEFTTAYRGEAWLLYPSNRHLPLKVRVLIDYLASRLCPDTPA
- the argH gene encoding argininosuccinate lyase, whose product is MQESHAWSGRFSEPVSELVKKYTASIDFDKRLAEFDIEGSLAHATMLHKAGVLSDDDVAAIRRGMAEILDDIRAGRLEWSVDLEDVHMNVERRLTDKIGDAGKRLHTGRSRNDQVATDIRLWLRAQIDAIVGFIAELQTSLLELAEKHADTVMPGFTHLQVAQPVTFGHHMLAYVEMLARDAERMTDCRKRVNRLPLGAAALAGTTFPIDRQYTAQLLGFDDVCHNSLDAVSDRDFAIEFTAAASLVMVHLSRLSEELILWMSPRVGFIDIADRFCTGSSIMPQKKNPDVPELVRGKSGRVVGHLIALVTLMKAQPLAYNKDNQEDKEPLFDTVDTLIDTLRIYADMMRGVTVKPEAMRAAVLQGFATATDLADYLVKKGLPFRDSHEVVALSVRYAEGRGVDLADLSLDELKQFSQLIEQDIYQVLTPEGSLAQRDHVGGTAPNQVRAQIARHKARLAS
- a CDS encoding EAL domain-containing protein, whose product is MQFPSLEPLGRSQRILLTMLPGLALFVLGGLLMLYQFYSDIQHTLEAQHAYKLTKIEQILDQAQKTGEGMLQQPNLDCHTIYPEIRRQVTIQSYVRSMRLIDREGRVYCDSVIGWHTPLYSQEYPPEQRLQLWRGNRLSPWHPLLILRLEAKRSDISGIQVVVDSDYLKDRLAHLEEYSWFYLQVGEHWLDEEGGMTSPPDRPYWQQRSLHSTYYPLAIVMDYSMPHLLLHRLGQEPDQLILLLLFSATFSWGFHRLLLRSGAPSRELQRAVRQQEFIPYLQPLVDANSLQWCGAEVLMRWQHPVDGMVLPDLFIPFAESTGHIVPMTRSLMQQTAAQLGKAGLPSGFKISINVSAAHVADASLPADCAAFLAAFPPDTIQLTLELTERELIATGPPTDALLSQLHALGVRIAIDDFGTGHSSLSYLQKMDVDELKIDRSFVAGIGSDSLSADILDSILQLAAKLGLAVVAEGVESGAQEEYLCRHGAHLLQGYRYAKPMPISEFLHRSEWHNHPSQSVGKAMADTHS
- a CDS encoding aspartate/glutamate racemase family protein, which translates into the protein MKPAVIGIAGVTVPGALDCLSKMHQLSAHMCGGHHHHPRFVLDQPDFGIVHAAQLEERWDIVEDSIVGSLQRLAVAGAQVAVIPANTVHCRIEGIRLRAPLPVISMLDVVAAECQRRGLRRVGVLGTRWTMQSHLYHGPFAAVGIEECIPDQAQQALLQQVIFDELVPTGRASADGLRQLLQVVADLRAAGCDGVALACTELPLVLNGDNCGMAAVDTTAVLAEAAMRQVLS